Proteins from one Sphaeramia orbicularis chromosome 17, fSphaOr1.1, whole genome shotgun sequence genomic window:
- the LOC115437507 gene encoding zinc transporter ZIP6-like: MEEGRSRVVLTVVFFLAVCSCSDGDGLDCGSEATAVVHSLSAVVDAQKAEQSQRRHLEVLFNKYGENGTISLNGLKRLLQNVGLDRIRTITVQHHEQPGHHHHHHHHHHHHHHQHQQDGHRHHHGDNQHNENDRKMAAMVEVGTMETYGAQQEAGPAAKATTPEKLVTETQTEAAVTRGDDHDHDHDHDHDHDHTHDHDHDHDHTHDHTHDHDHTHDHDHDRDHTHDRDHTHDHGHDQDRSLDPVECLNASRVLTSHGMSEEGGVALSDFSYLCPALLSQIDRGACIMHGDAPLTDRGHHKHHHGDHNHSDHARSERSGGDGGKNITIAWVGGFTSITIISLLSLLGVVLIPLMNKVFFSFLLSFLVALAVGTLSGDAFLHLIPHSQGGHHHHHDEPGASPHRDHDQDLDGVWKGLTALSGVYFMFLIEHFLTLGKMYKDKKQKIQKKWDQNDKADPEKQPALEENDLKPPEDVETNGAGTFADHPGGLHGDDVAEEEQVMLAPQVSVVSPQGYGRSTGAAAYTDEDCENKCHSHFHDTVGQADHMHHHHHDYHHILHHHHSQNHHPHSHSHSYSEQHFQQAGVATLAWMVIMGDGLHNFSDGLAIGAAFTEGLSSGLSTSVAVFCHELPHELGDFAVLLKAGMTVRQAILYNVLSAMMAYLGMVTGILIGHYADNICMWIFALTAGLFMYVALVDMVPEMLHNDAGDHGFSHWGFFLLQNAGILLGFCIMLLIAIFEHKIQLDLGY, from the exons ATGGAAGAGGGGAGGAGTCGAGTCGTCCTGACCGTCGTCTTCTTCCTCGCTGTTTGCTCGTGCAGCGACGGCGATGGATTGGACTGTGGCTCAGAGGCGACCGCTGTGGTGCATTCGCTGTCAGCTGTGGTGGATGCACAGAAGGCGGAGCAGAGCCAGCGGCGCCACCTGGAGGTGCTGTTCAACAA ATATGGAGAGAACGGCACCATCTCTCTGAACGGACTGAAGCGTCTCCTCCAGAATGTGGGTCTGGATCGGATCAGGACCATCACAGTGCAGCATCACGAGCAGCCgggccaccaccaccaccaccatcaccatcatcatcatcatcaccaccagcaCCAACAGGATGGCCACCGCCATCACCATGGAGACAATCAGCACAACGAGAACGACAGAAAGATGGCAGCAATGGTGGAGGTCGGGACCATGGAGACATATGGCGCCCAGCAGGAGGCGGGACCAGCAGCGAAGGCGACGACCCCCGAGAAGCTGGTCACGGAAACTCAAACGGAAGCTGCCGTCACCCGGGGAGATGACCACGACCATGACCATGACCATGACCACGACCATGACCACACCCATGACCATGACCATGACCATGACCACACCCATGACCACACCCACGACCATGACCACACCCACGATCATGACCACGACCGTGACCACACCCATGACCGTGACCACACCCATGACCACGGTCATGACCAagaccggagcctggatcctgtagaG tGCCTGAACGCCTCCAGAGTCCTCACCTCACACGGGATGTCTGAGGAAGGGGGTGTGGCCCTCAGTGACTTTAGCTACCTCTGCCCCGCCCTCCTCAGCCAGATCGACCGCGGGGCCTGCATCATGCACGGTGATGCCCCCTTGACAG ACCGTGGACATCACAAACATCACCATGGCGACCACAACCACTCAGACCACGCCCGCAGTGAGCGATCAGGTGGAGACGGGGGCAAAAACATCACAATAG CCTGGGTTGGCGGTTTCACCTCCATCACCATCATCAGCCTCCTGTCGCTGCTGGGCGTCGTCCTCATCCCGCTCATGAACAAGGTGTTCTTCAGCTTCCTGCTCAGCTTCCTGGTGGCACTGGCGGTCGGAACGCTGAGCGGCGACGCCTTCCTCCATCTCATCCCCCAC TCTCAGGGaggacaccaccaccaccacgacGAGCCTGGGGCGAGTCCACACAGAGACCACGACCAGGACCTGGATGGCGTGTGGAAGGGTCTGACCGCTCTGAGCGGAGTCTACTTCATGTTCCTCATTGAACACTTCCTGACGCTTGGGAAAATGTACAAAGACAAGAAACAGAAG ATCCAGAAGAAATGGGATCAGAACGACAAAGCGGATCCGGAGAAACAGCCGGCACTGGAGGAGAATGACCTGAAGCCACCTGAAG ACGTGGAGACGAACGGCGCCGGGACCTTTGCCGACCATCCCGGAGGTCTCCACGGTGACGACGTGGCAGAAGAGGAGCAGGTGATGCTTGCCCCGCAGGTGTCGGTGGTGTCTCCGCAGGGCTACGGCCGGTCCACGGGCGCCGCCGCCTACACGGACGAGGACTGTGAGAACAAGTGCCACTCCCACTTCCACGACACGGTGGGCCAGGCTGACCAcatgcaccaccaccaccacgacTACCATCACATCCTGCACCACCACCACTCCCAGAACCACCACCcacactcccactcccactcgtACTCGGAGCAGCACTTCCAGCAGGCGGGCGTGGCCACGCTGGCCTGGATGGTCATCATGGGAGACGGACTGCACAACTTCAGCGACGGCCTCGCCATCG GTGCTGCATTCACTGAAGGCCTGTCCAGCGGCCTCAGTACGTCCGTCGCAGTCTTCTGTCACGAGCTTCCTCATGAACTGG GTGATTTTGCGGTGCTCCTGAAGGCCGGTATGACGGTGCGCCAGGCCATCCTGTACAACGTGCTGTCGGCCATGATGGCGTACCTGGGCATGGTGACGGGCATCCTGATCGGACACTACGCTGACAACATCTGCATGTGGATCTTCGCCCTCACGGCCGGACTCTTCATGTACGTGGCCCTGGTGGACATG gtgcCGGAGATGCTGCACAATGACGCCGGCGACCACGGCTTCAGCCACTGGGGGTTCTTCCTGTTGCAGAACGCCGGCATCCTGCTTGGCTTCTGCATCATGCTGCTCATTGCCATTTTCGAGCACAAGATCCAGCTGGACCTGGGCTACTGA